A region from the Antennarius striatus isolate MH-2024 chromosome 24, ASM4005453v1, whole genome shotgun sequence genome encodes:
- the LOC137591640 gene encoding malonyl-[acyl-carrier protein] O-methyltransferase-like, whose amino-acid sequence MARRLYEDRDHAAAYLKYRVAPREIVGKIITFMEKKALKKFDLAVDVGCGSGQVTTLLGPHFSQVIGLDVSAAQLEMALTNHKPSNVTYRQCPAEKLPFASGEVDLVTATAAVHWFHHEKFLQEADRVLRPGGCLAILSYNLDMELEYGDVSDKLNDICQEYHAALLSSSDLCNNRNSFYRDMFNSWSYPDKEWKDCMRIKRTVPVSEYISMIETTSSFQKMKKQNPIEAKSLSGGIMNKLLSVIKSSSPDPEVTMVVKYYYWLACKP is encoded by the exons ATGGCTCGGCGTCTTTATGAGGATAGAGATCATGCTGCTGCTTACCTGAAGTACAGGGTGGCACCTCGTGAAATAGTCGGCAAGATTATAACTTTCATGGAGAAAAAG GCACTGAAAAAGTTTGATCTTGCAGTTGATGTTGGTTGTGGTTCTGGACAAGTTACCACCCTATTGGGGCCTCACTTCTCTCAAGTCATTGGCTTAGATGTCAGCGCCGCCCAGCTGGAGATGGCACTGACAAACCATAAACCTTCAAACGTAACTTACAG GCAGTGTCCAGCAGAAAAGTTGCCCTTTGCTTCTGGTGAAGTGGACCTGGTGACGGCCACAGCGGCTGTTCACTGGTTCCACCATGAGAAGTTCCTCCAGGAGGCCGATCGGGTGTTGAGGCCTGGAGGCTGCCTCGCTATCTTGAGCTACAACTTAGACATGGAGCTGGAGTATGGCGATGTTTCTGACAAGCTCAATGACATCTGTCAAGAG TATCATGCTGCCCTGCTTTCATCAAGTGATCTGTGTAATAACAGAAATAGTTTCTACCGAGACATGTTTAACTCCTGGTCCTACCCGGACAAAGAGTG GAAGGACTGTATGAGGATAAAAAGGACTGTACCAGTGAGTGAATACATAAGCATGATTGAGACCACTTCCTCTttccagaaaatgaaaaagcaaaaccCAATTGAAGCTAAAAGTCTTTCTGGTGGCATCATGAACAA ACTGCTGTCGGTTATAAAGTCTTCTTCTCCTGACCCAGAGGTCACCATGGTGGTGAAGTATTACTATTGGCTGGCATGCAAACCTTGA
- the LOC137591651 gene encoding putative methyltransferase DDB_G0268948: MAQRLYEDRDHAAAYLKYRVAPREIVGRIITFMNKKALKKFDLAVDVGCGSGQVTTLLGPHFSQVIGLDVSAAQLEMALTNNKPSNVIYRQCPAEELPFASGEVDLVTAMAAVHWFHHEKFLQEADRVLRPGGCLAVLNYDINVELEYGDVSDKLNDICQEYYAALFPAQDPNLGVKAEKMYLDMFGSCSCLDKEWNKSLRIRRSVPVSGFIGLMESTSYFQELKKKDPTEAESLSGGIMNKLLSAMKASSPDPEVTMVVKYYYWLACKP, encoded by the exons ATGGCGCAGCGTCTTTATGAGGATAGAGATCATGCTGCTGCTTACCTGAAGTACAGGGTGGCACCTCGTGAAATAGTTGGCAGGATTATAACCTTCATGAATAAAAAG GCACTGAAAAAGTTTGATCTTGCAGTTGATGTTGGTTGTGGTTCTGGACAAGTTACCACCCTATTGGGGCCTCACTTCTCTCAAGTCATTGGCTTAGATGTCAGCGCCGCCCAGCTGGAGATGGCACTGACAAACAATAAACCTTCAAACGTAATTTACAG GCAGTGTCCAGCAGAAGAGTTGCCCTTTGCTTCTGGTGAAGTGGACCTGGTGACGGCCATGGCGGCTGTTCACTGGTTCCACCATGAGAAGTTCCTCCAGGAGGCCGATCGGGTGTTGAGGCCTGGAGGCTGCCTCGCTGTCTTGAACTACGACATCAATGTGGAGCTGGAGTATGGCGATGTTTCTGACAAGCTCAATGACATCTGTCAAGAG taTTATGCAGCCCTGTTTCCTGCCCAGGATCCAAATTTAGGTGTGAAGGCTGAAAAGATGTACTTAGACATGTTTGGCTCCTGCTCATGCCTGGACAAGGAGTG GAACAAATCTTTGAGGATAAGACGATCTGTACCAGTGAGTGGATTCATTGGTCTCATGGAAAGCACTTCCTACTTCCAGGAACTGAAGAAGAAGGATCCGACTGAGGCTGAAAGTCTTTCTGGTGGCATCATGAACAA GCTGCTGTCGGCTATGAAGGCTTCTTCTCCTGACCCAGAGGTCACCATGGTGGTGAAGTATTACTATTGGCTGGCATGCAAACCTTGA